DNA sequence from the Caulobacter segnis genome:
GGGAGGGTGATGTGGCGGCCCTGACCGCCTATGTGATCAAGACGCGCGCGGCGCTGGCGGAGCAGCCGCTGGACGCCCTGCTGCAAGGAGACGTGACGTGGCCGAACCCGTGACCGCCCCCTGGCCCTGCGAGATCCCGCTGGCCCAGGTCGACCGCGGCGCCGTGAAACTGCGGCTGGAGCCGAGCGCGGATCAGCGCAAGGCGATCGCCAAGCAGCTGGGCCTGGTGAGCCTGGAAGCGCTGAGCGCCGAGGTCTACCTGACCTCGTGGCTGGACGGCGCCGAGGTGTCGGGCCTGCTCCGCGCACGCGTGGTCCAGACCTGCAGCGCGACGGCCGACGACTTCGAGACGCCGATCGACGCTCGCTTCGACCTCAGGGTCCTGCCGGCCAACAGCCAGAACGCCCCGCAGGAGGAGTTCGGCGACCTGGGAGCCGATCCCGACGGCGACGATCCGCCGGACGTGCTGGAAGGCGAGAAGATCGACGTCTCGGGCTATGTGGTCGAGCACCTGGCCCTGGAGCTGGATCCGTTTCCGCGCAAGCCGGGCGCGGTGTTCGTCCAGCCCGCCGAACCAGTCGAACTGTCTCCGTTCGCGGCCCTCAAGAGCCTGAAATCGTCGGACGAATAGGCCGAAGACCTCCGACTCGACCGCTTGCGTGATATTCACGCGGATGTATCGTCCGCCGCCTTGAGGGCGGCGGATGCCGCCTGCCGGAGCTTTTAGCGCCACGTGTCCCAATCCGTAGTCATCTCCGTCGACGCCATGGGCGGCGACCACGGCCCCTCCATCGTCGTGCCCGGCGTCGCCCAGGCGGCCCAGGCTCTCCCCGGAGTGCGGTTCCTGTTGCATGGCGACGGCGCGGCGATCGAGGCGGAGCTGGCCAAGCACCCCGCGGCCAAGGCCGTCAGCGAGGTCCGTCACTGCGACAAGGCCATCGGCATGGACGACAAGCCCGCCCAGGCCATGCGCCGGGGCAAGGGCTCGTCGATGTGGAACACCATCGAGGCCCTGCGCGAGAACGAGGCTCACGCCTGCGTCTCGGCCGGCAACACCGGCGCCCT
Encoded proteins:
- a CDS encoding YceD family protein, with the protein product MAEPVTAPWPCEIPLAQVDRGAVKLRLEPSADQRKAIAKQLGLVSLEALSAEVYLTSWLDGAEVSGLLRARVVQTCSATADDFETPIDARFDLRVLPANSQNAPQEEFGDLGADPDGDDPPDVLEGEKIDVSGYVVEHLALELDPFPRKPGAVFVQPAEPVELSPFAALKSLKSSDE